The DNA region ATCCAATTTCCCTTTTCTAATGATCTTTCTTTTAGCGCTATCACTAAAATTAACATAGTTATTTGAGTATGATTTTAACTCTTCCAAATAGTTCTTTTCCTCAGTCATATGTTTGGAGCAACCACTGCCAAAATACCAATTTTCTTGAGATAAAATTGTTAGAGATGTGTGGGAAATATGAATTTTAGTTGCTTCTTTGACTTTCCAAACTTGTTGACAACCAATTTTTGAGGTGTTCCTGGAGGAATGGTGTTTATAGTGGTAGTAAGGTCCACCGCACAATTTATAGCAAAAAGGTCTTATATGACCCCGTTGACCACAATAGTGACACGCCAAAGAGCTTTTGTGGTGTGTATTAATATGTTGGTAATGATATCAAACAGGATATTGTGACATTTAGTTTGACATATTAAACTCAGTCTTCTTGATAGTAGGAACAAACTTGGGTTTAGTATTCAGGGAGCTATAGTCAAAACTAATCCCTTTCACGTCTCTAGTACTCTTATCAACCCCTAAAGTTTCATAATAAATTTCAAAACCACAATTTAACATATGAACTGATTTGGTCATACTTTCAAAATTGGATTTCATGTGGTCAACTTCTTCCTTTACTCTGTGAAAGTTGTACCATGATTTGCCTTGTCTTGAATCTGACACTAATTTGAACACTTTGTTTCTAACTGGTTATGCATTATTCTTTCCACTTAAGATACATTTTCCTGAAGGCTTCAGCAACATATTCATCTAAGAGATCTTCATCACTAGATTTCCCATCATCATGCATACATGACTTGGATCTTACACACGTTATGAAGGCAACCACATTGTTTGCTTTTTCTCCTTCGCTATCATCTTACGCTTGGTTTTTACAATTTTTATAATTGAATTTAACTACAATCTTTTGAGGATTCTTAGTACCATCAAGAATCGTTGGTCGATTAACTCATCCTCCTTCTTTGATATTCTCCATTTTAAACAAGATAAGAACCCTGAAACACACTCAAACAGGACAAGATGTTTGCTCTGATGTCAATTGAAATCATGTTCTTCGGATGATAAGATGTCAGACACAATCTTGTAACAATGTGTATGACAAGTTATATGCGTAACAAATAGTGTAAATGCAAAATATAAATAATACTGGAATTGGTAACCGAGATCGGTGCAAAATCACCTACGCTTGGAGGACGTtaacccaagaaaggaaatcTACTCTTAATGATCATAAGTAAAAATTGGTCTGATTCGAATTTTCTTAGTTCAATGTCGTTTTTCCTAATACTACTCAAAACTTCTATACCTCGCTGAATATGAGACTCATCTCACTTTCACTGAAATACTCTCCCAAGTATTTGGACATTTACAATATTTTCATAATGATGGAACAAAATTACAACTCAAAATACTTTATTCCTTAACATAGGATTAAGACTCAAGAATAGAGTatcacaaaacaaaacaaatagaCTCAATCAAATAAACACTCTAAAACAACTCAATACTCTATTCGGCTACTTTAGAATTAATACTCATGAATAGAGTGTACAAATTACAAATACAAGACTCGACTAAAATCTTCTATAGATAGATATTTGTCTCTCTTAAGTTCTGAATCTTCACAAAGGATATTTCCTCCACATATAGCAGCAATGATCGAGCTAGAAAGCCCATTAGAGTTTTGTCATAAATTCATCTGGAACCTTAAAAGCACAAAATCGATCTTCAATAATGTTGATTGCAAATCTTTGATTGATCAAACCTTGAATAAATATGAATTTCTTGAATACAACAACTTTAATTATACTGCATTTGATTCATATCACATCTTCCAAAAACACACATAATCAATCAAATCTTTATTATGAAGATTGAGATCCTTGATCTATACAATTCAGGAACAAATAAGAACACCGAATGCAATCTTTACTAAAATCAGATTTAGGACAAATCTTTTTCAAATTCAAACACACGTATATCTCTAATAGAACAAAAAAGGAAACAAATCTTAAAAAGACGAGATATATGAGACATTATGCTTAACATCTTGCTTTCTGCATATCGTTATACAGCAAATTCTAAATCTTCTTTAAACAAATTCAATATTGGTTTTACTTTATATAAATAAGAATTTTAAACTCTAAATAAATGATTTAGAATGAAATCTCTTCAAAAACTGAAAGGCACTTTAGATCATCTTTAATAGAGATAGGAGATCTTCTTATTAAATGCAAATCTAAATCTTATAATTAAAGCAAATCCAATTAAATATCTTCattgaatatttatttaattaaatattcaATCAATATCTTTTTCAAATCAACTTGAGGAAAAACTTGGATTAAATAAAACTAAATTAAATCTTTACTTCAaagcatatttaattaaatattttcttCAATGCAATAATCAAATCTTCTTTCATTAAATCAAATTCAAAtcttttaattaaataatatCCAATTAAATTTTCTTCAACCACCATGTATTATGATTTCATAAAAAAacattttcaaattgatttggattaccattttttttcaaaaaagcAATCTTCTAATAGTACGATAACTGAAACAGATTTTTATCCAAATGTTAAAGCAATCATATAACACAATATGAGCACTACATGTGCTAGAATGTCGCATAACATATTAAGACATCTTGCTCAATAAATTTTCTACAAAAATTAGCCAATCATATGCCAATTATGCAGATGGAGAAGATAATAAATGCAGATCCATTGGCAAATCACCTAGAAATAATGATGAACATGGAATAACCTTGACAAGGCTGGATACAATAACTTGtagatgatttattttatagTAACACAATTGGAAATAAGCAGCAAAGTTCAGCCATAAAGGAGGAGAGTAGCTTCCACTCAGCCCAAGTGACATGTAACTCTTTCTCAACATCTACTAATTTGAAGTTGGCTAATTCAAGATGGATTATTGACATTGGAGACATACACCACACACACCATTCAATTCATAGTTTTATTAATTAGAGTCAGATTGATCCTATAAAAGTGAATTTACCGAATGGTAATTCTGTTGAAGCTTGTATTGTTGAAAAGATTCAATAGACCTAAGACTTGGTAATTGAAAATGTGTTATTCCTCCCTCACTTTGCAGTTAACTTGGTTTAAGTCTCATAAACTGTGCGTGGACAATATTACACTTTTATTTTTTACTCCAAACAATGTATAATGCAAGAAAAAAATAGTTTTAAGAGGATTGATTTTGCTAGACAAGTCCTTCTTGTTTCAGCTTCTATCCATTGTTGGCACATTCATCAACTCGATGTCAATAATGTATTTCTACATGAAAATGTCCGTGAAATTATTTATATGAAAGTTCTACAAAATGTTCAAGCTCCTAAAGTAGGTCAGATTTATAGATTTATGAAATCTCAAGTAAGCTAGTTGTTAATGGTTTGAAAAGTTGACACATTCTTCATTAAAGTTGCTCTAGATTCTTTTACAGCTCTCTTTATTTATGTTAATAACATTAATTTAGCAGGTACTTCACTTGATATTTTTGACTAATTGAAACATGACTTAAGTGCGATAATCTATATCCAAGTGCGAAGACTCGTTGAGTTTGGATCATTTTTCACGGACTTGGATATTGATTTTCATCTTGTCAGTGAGAAGATCCAAGTTGGTTTGATACGTTTGCTACCTATCTTTTCTTCTAATCATGTGGTTGATCTCTTTACAAAAGCCTCTTGTCCTCGTCCCTTTCCCGAGCTAGTTACCAAGCTTGGGATGGTTGCCATATTCCACCCTCAAGCTTGCGAGGGGTATCAAATGTAGAAGAAGTACAATTGGAAGATTAGTTTATTTTCTATTAGATGTGATGAGGTGGCATTTTACTTTGTTTGGCCAAGTTGTATGTAAACTCCTTTTCTCATTTCTCATTTTGATGAATGAACAAATCAGAATTATGTTCTTTTCTTCATGGCTTTCGATTCCACTAtgagaaaccctaatttgtttccctctctctctctttctctctcgATTGTATCACTTACAGGTTCAATTCATGACATTGAGCAAGGTAAAGTTGTCAATGCAAGAGTGCTCATTAAAACTAAGGGGGTAATGTAATACACATTATTAGTCAAAATTCCTATATTTTGGCAGTACCTATACACAAAATATTTTACATCTGAATCTGATCTAAGATTTTGGTGAGAATCATAACATACTATCACTTAAGAAGTTGTGAGTCTTTCTCAATATTCTGCTTGGCATGCCACATTCTGTTTGCTCCCAACCAATATTCTTGTTCACATTGTCATACACAACCAAATATCCTCGCAGTGAAATATCTGCaaatattaaattttattatCGGTATCACGTGTTATTGACGGTGTCATATCTGATATCTGGTGTCCGTATCTGTGTATGTGCTTCAGCCTAAAATAAACATTATAAAATAATTGCGCTAGAATTTGAATTGAGTCAAACTCAACGTAAAGTACCTACCTCCGAGTATAATCGAGGATCCGTCATTTACATTGCTACCATCAAGAATAGCTAAGCACACATTGCCTTTGTTCTGCAGCATAAAAGTTTTATTAGAAAGTCTGCAAAAAACAAAATCAGTTAGAAATGGAAATAAAAGTTGTTTTAGAGAACAAGAGGATTACACTAATGATCAAGTAACCCTCTGGCGGTATCCGAAACAATGTCGACAAAATCCACCACTTGTTTCCGAAACGAAGTGTTAACGTCTTGAAGTAATCCTTAACATCTTGGACAGATCTGCATGCATATAACACGGTATTTAGAATAGTCTCCTATTTGGATAAACAAGTTAATTATGCGTTTATAGCATAAACAATTGTTATATAAGTGTTTGCGTATAAGCTATTTCTATATAAACAGATAAAATTATATCGAATTGTTTTTATATACTTTATAAGCTTTTTCACAAGCTATCCTTGAGAGCTTTAGAAACGAGCTGAAAACTGCTTACGGATTTGTCATAAGCTGTTTTTGAGTGATTTCTCTTACCTGATTGGGAAATTAGCTTGCCAACAAATTGGGAAAGTTGTATCCGAATCATCTTGAATGAGTCCCAAGCCAGAAACTTCTTTAAGCTGCATCATTGTATGCATAATGAATTCATATTCAATATTGGAGTAAAAACAAGTACATAGTTTTCCTTAGATGTAAAGACTTACAGAAGCAATAAGATCTTGGTACGCCTCTCGCGGAAAATACGTATAAGAACTGCCACTATCAAAAACCACCTTTCCTACTTTGTTGTGACCTTCAAAACTGAGTAGGCGATTTCCGTAATTCATTCCAAGAATCTCCGTTTGGTATAAATCTCTGTGTAGAATAGTTATGACACGTAAATTATAGAAGAATCAGAAGAAACCTCAGAACACAAACATCGATTTTCGGAATCAATGTTGGTAGTCACACAATATAACTTATACTGTAAATTTCTTAAATGAAAAAACACAATAGAAGCACATTGTCAAGAAAATCATGCTTACGTCGTATGAGCCATAGGCACCCAAGTCATACCCCAATAAGGCACAAAATTGTCACCTAAGAACATGTATCCACCACCAACTCCATCATTTCCTAAGCAATGACCAACCACGTTCTTAATAAGCCCTTTACTTGCCAACTGATAAGGTAGGCCAACTTTTGCCCGACTTAGTCCCATGATTCCATCTGTTTTTGCCAATGTATTCAAAAGAGAGCCCTCTTGATCATATCCACACCTTACAACAAATACATTGTGTAGAACGAATCAGCACTTTTATAGAATATATTGctttaaagaaaaaaaaaggttAAAAGAAGAGGTTTCATACCCGAAAACAAAATTTAACTTGGTTTTGGATCCATTAGTAGTCATAAGATGAAGGTCGTCTTTAATAAGAACCCCCAATGAAGAACTATGGTCTGCATATTGAATTTCATAGTCACACTGTGAGAAACTTTCATGATATCCGTTCTTTTGAACTTCGAAGCAGAGCGAGTCTGCAGATGGCAGTATATTGGATCTTGTTGGCTTGTATGGGGCATTTGCTCCCTATATCAAGTATATCCTTTGATTAAACATAGATTTTCAATCTCATAAAATTCACTTACAAGGCAAAAACATATCGTCATGTATCTACATCGCACTCGCTAAGAGGCGTTTTCAAATTTTCAGTTTACTATTACACAATAATGTGTGAAGTTCAGACTATGTGCATGATCATACGGTTACGACTCAAACCGTTCAAACAAAAACTTGTTAAGGTAACAGGTCAGACTTGGGTATTACCTTAGCACAACTTCTGCATGGAGCATCACATTGTATCCATGTTAAGTCACTCCCTGTATCGACATCAACAAAATAACGTTTTGGAGGGTTTCCGACACGTAAATGTGTGTAATACAACCTGCATTGAAGAACATGTTGCTAAGCCATTGTACTGATTCAAATGCAATTTAGGAAATCAGAATAACCACAAACAAGTACTTTCTAGTTTATATAACATTTCAATGACACTAaattagttcaaaattttcatctTTTTCCTTGATCTAAAATTAAGTCAAATAAGCAAAAGCAATAATTTTTAACATACCCATCTGGATAAACATTGCCACTGATTGGAAAAACAGTAGATGATGAAGCAACAGAAGCACTTTTCTGTGCCACAAAGTTCCTTTTTTTAACATCAACAATCTTCCCAAGTTTAAGCTTCAAATCCCTCTGACCAAGAACACCATATTTCCGAAAAAGTGGAAACAGAAAGGAACTAGATTCATCATCGCCATCATCATTCTTGAGACCACGTAATCCAAGTGTTGTTGTAGTTGAAAAAAGAGAACCGTagagaaaaagggcaaagagaaaAATCCCAAAAAAGGTGAAAAGCTTTATTGGGGTGATGTGAAAGAGTCTTCTGAATGAAAATTGAAGCTGCGGATTTGAAGGGTAGGGTTGGAATTGAATTGAAGGATCATTGTTTTGAGGTCGTTGTTGATGGGTTTGTTGTCGAGAAGAACGGCTAAAGAAAGTAAAAGCGGTTATTTTTTTGCCTAAAGAAGGGTTATTAGAAGGTGGAAGGGAAATTATAACAACATGTTTGAGTTGTGGTGAATCATCATCTTCCATAACTGTACTGTTAATATTCAGATATGATAGTAAAAATGGAAGATGAAGAAGAGAGGGAAGAACAGTGAGGGTGATGACAACTTGGATACCAAGTTTAGGAGTGTAACACAAAGTCTTACAAAAGACTAGACTTGGTCAAATTGTGAGAGAGGGAGAAAACGTGTGAGGAAAATTAGTAGTAACAAGGAAGGATCCTAGCAATCACCACCATGTTtaaaagaaaggaaaagacaaaAACACCCTAATCGATCTCTCACAACTTTTTTTTATAAGCAAAAATAGATTGATAGAGTATAAGGATAAACTATAAGGGGTACTCAAACTCTCCATATAAACAATGTGACAAGTTTATAAAGTTTCAAGGACTTTTACACCAATCATAAAAAGTGAAACTCGctatatatttaatattatatgCGGTTCAAAATTAAGAAATACATTTAATATTAGATACAACATAGTTAATTAAGGTAATAAGATTGTTGAACATAATATCATTCCTCTTCAACCATAAATACAAAACTACAACCATCCAAATCAAACTAACATTTGACCTCCTTACTTTCCTTCTTATATAGTCTGACGAAAGCTTTCAAAATTCAAAAAACTCTCCTAAAAAAATATCTCCTTCATGTCCAACCAAACAAACATATTCTACTGCACCTTCTTGCTAACTCTACAATTAAAATATAAATGAGATACAGTCTCGTCTTCCTCAAAACAACACGCACAAATCTTTTCATGAGAGTTATGAACCATCCATTTCCTAGCAAGCTGATATCTAATTGGAATTATGTCTAACAAGAATCGCCAAACGAAATTTTTGATTTTAGACGAAACTTTAGTTAACCAAATATGTCTCACCGCTTTAATTACTTCTTTTTCCCACTTGTCTTCCTCTTCAACCAAACTTGACTTGGTATAACAACTCTTGATAAAGAATACGTCGTCGACATTGTTCCTCCAACTAAAGACATCACCAGAGTCAGGAATTAACGAAATTCCTTTCAAATTTTCCACCAGCTATATGCATTGCTCTTCCGATTCAAAGTTGTCATTGTAGGGTTAAAATGCCACTTTCATCTTTCATCCACCCAAGTATGAACATCAACCAACAAAGCATCTTTATTCGCACAAATCTGAAACAAAACTGGAACGGAATGCCCATGCGACATACTTCATAACCACTTGTATTTccaaaataaaattttgttttcAACACCTACTTTGTTCGATAAATTCTCTATGAACCAATCTTGATCCAACTAAAAGTTCCTACCAAAGAGATGAATGTCTTCCCACCAAGTTGAAAAAAATTGTTCCTCTAGGAACTACGCCGTCCATGACTTGCTTCTGTTTATTAACAAATTAGGATACAACTTTCAACCTATTGTATTCTATTTATACCTTACATGTAAGAGTCCCAAACACAATGAAATATACAACATATTTCTACATGGTATCAGAGCACGAGATTTGAACCATTCATAAACCTTGAGCACCACACATGGCAGATACTAAAGCAAAAGATTCAGCCAACAGTTTGGCTGAAGGGCATTCTCTTCCTATCACTAGTCACAAATTGAATGGCCAGAATTACAATCAATGGGAGCACTCAGTCAAAATTTACCTTCAAGGAAAAGGGAAGCAATGTTATATCATAGGAGAATCCAAGTGTCCAAAAAAGGAGGATTTCAACCTCGGAAAATGGCAATTAGAAAACAGTCTAGTAATGTCATAGCTGCTAAACACCATGACAAATGAAATTGAAGAAAAATTTTATGTATTATGACATTGCCAAAGATATGTGGGATACCATAAAGGAAACCTACTCTAATATCGACAATACATCTACAATTTTTTAAATCAAGAGCATACTCCATGATTTGCGTCAAGATGACCGCTCAGTCGCATAGTATTTTAATACTCTCAGTCGTCACTAGCAACAACTGGATGCATATGATGAAAATGAATGGAGTTGCACAGAGGATAAAAAGAAGTACAAAGAATTGGTGGAGAAAGATAGAGTCTACAAATTTCTATTAGGTTTAAACACAGAACTCGATGAAGTTTGTAGGAGAATCCTTGAAACCAAACCTCTTCCAAAAATTCGAGAAGCTTTCTTGGAAATACTAAGAGAGGAAAGCAGGAGAAAAGTGATGCTTGGAAAATCTAGTGCAGCCCCATCTATAGAGGGATATGCAATGGCAACAAAGGGAGATCAACGTTCTTTCCAAAAGAAAATCTGACCTTGGTGTGACCACTGCAAGAAACTGAGTCATACCAAGGACACATGCTGGATCATTCATGGAAAGCCATCAGAGCTAAAATGAACCATTAACTGGGACAGTAAAGGGAACATAACTGAGGTAAATTCCCACTCATCACCATTCAATAAGGAGCAAATAGAAGCCTTACAAAAAATGCTTCAACAAACAATTGGTACAACTAATGTGGCACAAAAAGTTAACTTTTTGCATGCTCTAAATATTAGCAAGGGAAAACAAAACTCATGGATTATTGACTCAGGAGCATCTGATAATGTGACTGGAGACTTGGCTATCTTTGATAGCTACCCTCCATGCCAAAATAATTTGATTGTTCAAATTGATGATGGTACCCTGTCTAAGGTCATGGGTAAAGGTTCTGtcattatttcacaaaatatTACTCTTAGTTAAGTACTCTATGTGCCTTAACTTGATTGCAACCTATTATCCATCAGTAAATTTACAAAGGATTTGAAGTGTATCACTAAATTCTTTCATAACCTGTGTGAATTTTAGATTTTGGAGTCGGGGAGGATGATTGACAATGCTAAAGAATGTGTTGGGCTCTATATCCTTCGGGCTGAAACATATAGACCAGAATCCAAGGCAACCTCTTGCGCTGTAGTTTCTGAATATAATGAAAATTTTGCAATGTTGTGGCACTATAGACTAGGCCACCCAAATTTTATGTACTTGAAAGAAATGCTTCCTAAATtattcaataaaaatcagaaGTTGCTTCATTGTGAAATTTGTCAATTATCCAAACATACACGCAAGCCCCACCCACCTCAACCCTATAAACCTTCCCAACCTTTTTGTGTTATTCATAGTGATGTATGAGGACCATCACggtgaaggagaatagcgatccaaaacgcagcgaaaattaattttttttcctttagtgatccttacgtatgggcatgatcagtgatagaatcgttacctcttatggcgattgaaacctttgatgcaaatctaaggagtgatcacgtACGTTGAATGTAACAACGCCTCTACTCActccacatgaacggattccttcaatctcaatgctaaTTGCTACGAACTAAGACTTTAAGTgagtgagagtgagagagagaaagagagagagagagagagagagagagagagagagagagagagagagagagagagaaacgaaatttcaaaCTGCACAAATAtttctgcacaagggttctatttatagaaccacttgtgtgagctgCAAGTTAAAAAGTCcatttaagtgtatgtggcccatatcttatgatataccaaaatcacttaagcgtgtggtaccttaccatatttcgtattctacttaagtacatcgtaccttacgatgttctacaattcacttaagtgcactgtatcttacggtgttccttatttactttatctctcatcaatccgtccttttgtgtgtgaccctgtaggtttttcgcgacattagcaattacattaaatcacgtatttaacataataaacaatgagcgatatctagcaacacatcactgctacccaagacacgaaaatgtcatgtgatctgacaaatccttttgtgataatacttatgtgtataattactctttttcccttatgtctatattgaacacaaggcatagagcgtgtcatccttgtccagttcaatattggatccttagacatttatcctgttacgcaagatgagcaaattccatctaggtcactcatgtccctcagcatgcttcgtggagtacccatcaactgtctttatggtaatccaattacggacaacgtttgatcagcaataaggccattgactctacatctagggtccatagtggtttcaggtcgaatgatggtatacaccactatcaccatgagaataacttatgacattttgcataacattctatatagtattctcatagcgggtcaattcagtataaatattactcttaatattcatacttatgtttaagacttgataactccttatctatgacccatgagatgtgatcatcagtctatatacataatagtcttaatgctttaatgttatcccactttacaacaaagctcgactacagatactttaagaataatgtccttatgtttattgggatctcatgattaagtcacacttgatacattaaacggactagctattctagggactttattaaacaaacataataaagaaaatccttttattattaataaataattcgatacaagtaccaaaagtattggcctctagggcttacaccaacacgcGGGTCAAAAATGTAACTGGATCAAGATGGTTTGTCACCTTTATTGATGATCATACACGAATCACTTGGGTATACCTTATGAAATACAAATCGGAAGTTGGTAGGATATTTGAATGTTTCCATACAATGGTGCAAACACAATTTCAAAGCAAAATTAGAGTGCTTAGGAGTGATAATGGTCGTGAGTACTATAATTCTAGAACAAGCTCATACTTTCAACAACATGGAATAATACACCAAACCTCATGTGTGGATACATCTCAGCAGAACGGGGTTGCCGAGAGAAAGAATAGACACCTCCTAGAAGTAACCCGATCTCTCATGCTAGCTACAAATGTACCTAATCAGTTTTGGGAGAAGTTATCCTCGCCGTAACCTATATTATAAACAAAATGCCTTCCTAGATACTTAACTTTCATACGCCCTACTCCACTCTCCAAACCTTATACCTAACCAATCGTATCCTTACATATATTCCTTTGAAAATATTTGGATGTACAACCTTTGTTCATAATCTTGATCCCCAATGCAGTAAACTTGACCAGAAATCCATTAAATGCATATTCCTCGGCTACTCTCCTCACCAAAAGGGATACAAATGGTATTCACCTAAAATCAAAAAATTCTACCACACCATGGATGTAACCTTTTTTTAGAATCAACCATATCACCCCAAAGTTGGCATTCAGGGGGAGAACACATATCCAATTGAAGTGATACAATCCCAACTTTTGGAAATTGAGCTAACTAAACCCAAACTCACTGCAGAGGCATCAAAACCTACACCTGAACCAAATGAAAATGCAACAGAAAATGCAAAACCTACTCGTGGACCAGAAGAGATTACGTCAGAAAATGCAGAAGATATTGCAGTAGAAAATGCAGAGGATATTGCAGTAGAAACTATAGCCCCTACAACAGAAACTACACCAAGAAACAACGTGAAATTGTATTCCATGAAGAGCAAGAAGGGAATAGAGTCCTTCACGACTCCAAGGCAGAACCAAGAAACCTACAAGACTATAGGAAATGGTGTTCTCTCAGGTAATACTGCTCCTAACTCTGTGAATGTTAATGATATTGATATTCCTATTGCCTTGAGAAAAAATGTAAGATCATGTACTAAACACCCCATTGAAATATTTGTATCTTATGGAAAATTGTCCCAGAGTTACAAAACTTTTGTAACAACTCTTGACAATACACACATTCCAAGCAACATCCATGAGGCACTCCAAAATTTTGAATGGCAGCAACCGTAGCTGAAGAGGTCAAGGCCTTAATAAAGAATGGCACTTGGGAGATCACAAGCCTACCTGCAGGGAAGAAGTCGGTAGGATGCAAATGGATATTCTCCATGAAGTATAATGCATATGGGAGTATAAATCGGTACAAAGCTCGACTTGTAGCAAAGGGATTCACTCAATCATATGGTGTAGACTATGAAGAGACTTTTGCATAGGTGGCCAAACTAAACTCAGTTAGAGTTATTCTCTCTTTGGCTGCAAATTTATATTGGCCACTCCATCAACTAGACATCAAGAATGCCTTCTTAAATGGTGACCTAGAAGAGGAAGTTTATATGCAGATTCCTCCTAGACTTGAATCATCCAACACCGCGAATATGGTGTGTAGGCTCCAAAAATCCATTTATGGATTTAAGCAGTCTCCAAGGGCGTGGTTTGATAGATTGACTCGAGTAGTCAAGAAATACGGGTTCAAGCAATGTCAATCAAATCACACTATGTTTATTAAACACTCCATGGAAGGAAAGGTAGTTTTGTTcattgtttatgttgatgacatcgTTATTACAAAAAATGATTATGATCAAATTGATCATTTAAAGGGACTCTTGGTAAAGGAATTTGAAGTTAAGGACTTAGGACAACTTAAGTATTTTTTAGGAATGGAAATTGCACGAACAAGGAATGACATTTATGTATCACAAAGG from Lathyrus oleraceus cultivar Zhongwan6 chromosome 1, CAAS_Psat_ZW6_1.0, whole genome shotgun sequence includes:
- the LOC127115874 gene encoding aspartyl protease APCB1, whose translation is MEDDDSPQLKHVVIISLPPSNNPSLGKKITAFTFFSRSSRQQTHQQRPQNNDPSIQFQPYPSNPQLQFSFRRLFHITPIKLFTFFGIFLFALFLYGSLFSTTTTLGLRGLKNDDGDDESSSFLFPLFRKYGVLGQRDLKLKLGKIVDVKKRNFVAQKSASVASSSTVFPISGNVYPDGLYYTHLRVGNPPKRYFVDVDTGSDLTWIQCDAPCRSCAKGANAPYKPTRSNILPSADSLCFEVQKNGYHESFSQCDYEIQYADHSSSLGVLIKDDLHLMTTNGSKTKLNFVFGCGYDQEGSLLNTLAKTDGIMGLSRAKVGLPYQLASKGLIKNVVGHCLGNDGVGGGYMFLGDNFVPYWGMTWVPMAHTTDLYQTEILGMNYGNRLLSFEGHNKVGKVVFDSGSSYTYFPREAYQDLIASLKEVSGLGLIQDDSDTTFPICWQANFPIRSVQDVKDYFKTLTLRFGNKWWILSTLFRIPPEGYLIISNKGNVCLAILDGSNVNDGSSIILGDISLRGYLVVYDNVNKNIGWEQTECGMPSRILRKTHNFLSDSML